The sequence CACGGCATCCTTGTCGACGTTCAGGCTGTCGATGCGCGCGCCGTCGCCACCCGACATCGACATGCCGCCCTTGCCGGTGATCTGCTCGGCCACGTTGAGCGCGTGATCCATATTGACGGTCGGCGTCTTGAAGTTGACCGATTCTTCGGCTTCGATGTTCAGCGTCTTCGTCTTGATGTCGATGACGCGGCCGCGAGCGAGGACGATGGAATCACCTTCGTCCGTGTACAGCGCCACCTCGCCAGCCTTCAACGCCTTCAACCGATACTGACCATGCTCGGTCGCGATGACGATTCCATGACTCGTCTTGCCGCCGACCGGCACCACGACCATCATCGTGCCGGCCGGCGGCGAACTGGTGTAGCCGTAGTGTTGGAATAGTTCGAGGTCGACCATGTTCTCGCCAGCGAGACCTTCGCCGCGAACGGTCGCGGTCGGGCCGTTTGTCTGCACGCCACCGATCATTCCTCGGAAGGCTTGCCGAATGCCGGAAACCGCACGCTGGATGCGCTTGTCGATGTCCTTGATCATTTCATGATGCTCGCGTCGATGGTGGCGTCCGTGACTTCGATCGATGGTCCGCCGCGTTTCTTCTTCCGATGCTTGCGGCCCGAATGCGGATGCGCGTCGAGAATCCACACGCCATCTTCCTTCAGGGTCAGCGTCGTGTGCGTGCCGCCTGGACGGCCACCCGT comes from Burkholderia savannae and encodes:
- a CDS encoding phage baseplate assembly protein V, giving the protein MIKDIDKRIQRAVSGIRQAFRGMIGGVQTNGPTATVRGEGLAGENMVDLELFQHYGYTSSPPAGTMMVVVPVGGKTSHGIVIATEHGQYRLKALKAGEVALYTDEGDSIVLARGRVIDIKTKTLNIEAEESVNFKTPTVNMDHALNVAEQITGKGGMSMSGGDGARIDSLNVDKDAVISGKSFNGHKHPETGSITGTPVA